The following proteins come from a genomic window of Phnomibacter ginsenosidimutans:
- a CDS encoding OPT family oligopeptide transporter: MSDVKFQPFIPDEARIPEFTVKSILMGALFGIIFGASTVYLALKAGLTVSASIPIAVIAITLGRRLLKTTILENNIIQTTGSAGESIAAGVVFTLPGFLFLSDPESKEFFRYITILTLAIFGGMLGTLMMIPLRRSLIVKEHGTLPYPEGTACASVLKAGEKGGDIAKTAFVGLGFAFAYAFLQKLFHVIAETPQAMTAQINKYFPSAKVSGEITPEYMGVGYIIGPKISGVLVAGGVIAWMALIPLLATLVPADVIAAQLVKLGYLGGLDKAGGAGGWDPVTHTFSDYSAAIYRAYVRQIGAGAVAAGGFITLIKTIPTIISSFKGSLGSMKEKGDAAVAVKRTEQDLSMKVVLIGSLALVLILAALPFVPGDNFFSRLLLGVLVIIFGAFFVTVSSRIVGLIGSSNNPISGMTIATIMGTCLIFITVGWTGKVYEPMALVVGGLICIAAANAGATSQDLKTGYIVGATPKYQQLALFVGAIVSSIAIGATIKILDTPTAEMLSQGITHAIGTDKFPAPQGTLMATLIKGILSFNLDWQFVLVGVAIAITMELCGIKSLSFAVGVYLPLSTTLPIFAGGAIRGIVDWRKKKNGVVETAEEEDLGKGNLFATGLVAGGALAGVIIAFMSAPDSMKNFISSVNLEHGITSILGEHGYFLLGVLCFVGMGFMLYRIGMSKSESLKE; the protein is encoded by the coding sequence ATGAGTGATGTGAAATTTCAACCTTTCATACCCGACGAAGCAAGGATTCCGGAGTTTACGGTCAAAAGTATTCTCATGGGTGCTTTGTTCGGCATTATTTTCGGTGCCTCCACAGTGTACCTGGCGCTAAAAGCTGGCCTCACTGTGAGTGCTTCCATTCCCATTGCCGTTATCGCCATTACCTTGGGAAGGCGATTGCTCAAAACCACCATTCTCGAAAACAACATTATCCAAACCACTGGTAGTGCCGGCGAAAGCATTGCGGCTGGTGTGGTGTTTACCCTGCCGGGTTTTTTGTTTTTGAGTGATCCGGAGAGCAAAGAATTTTTCCGCTACATCACCATTCTTACCCTTGCCATTTTTGGTGGCATGCTGGGTACACTGATGATGATTCCACTGCGCCGTTCTTTGATTGTAAAAGAACACGGTACGTTGCCCTATCCTGAAGGCACGGCTTGCGCCAGTGTGCTCAAGGCCGGTGAAAAAGGTGGCGACATTGCGAAGACCGCATTTGTGGGCCTTGGTTTCGCTTTTGCGTATGCGTTTTTGCAAAAGCTGTTTCATGTAATTGCAGAAACACCGCAGGCCATGACAGCTCAAATCAACAAATATTTTCCCAGTGCCAAAGTGAGTGGCGAAATCACGCCGGAGTACATGGGCGTGGGTTACATCATCGGGCCAAAAATCAGTGGTGTGTTGGTGGCAGGTGGGGTGATAGCATGGATGGCTTTGATACCCTTGCTGGCTACGCTGGTGCCGGCTGATGTGATAGCAGCGCAACTGGTAAAGCTGGGCTACCTCGGTGGTTTGGATAAGGCCGGCGGTGCCGGTGGCTGGGACCCTGTGACACATACTTTCTCGGATTATTCAGCAGCTATTTACCGGGCTTACGTACGTCAGATTGGTGCAGGCGCCGTGGCTGCGGGTGGTTTCATTACATTGATTAAAACCATTCCTACTATCATCTCTTCTTTCAAAGGCAGCCTTGGATCCATGAAAGAAAAAGGCGATGCAGCTGTTGCTGTAAAACGTACCGAACAAGACCTGAGTATGAAAGTGGTGTTGATTGGTAGTTTGGCACTGGTACTCATTTTGGCAGCACTGCCTTTTGTACCCGGCGACAACTTTTTCAGCCGCTTGCTGCTGGGTGTATTGGTGATTATTTTTGGTGCTTTTTTCGTTACCGTTTCTTCCCGTATTGTGGGTCTGATTGGCTCGAGCAACAACCCCATCAGTGGCATGACGATTGCGACGATTATGGGTACTTGTTTGATTTTTATTACTGTCGGTTGGACAGGTAAAGTGTACGAACCGATGGCACTTGTTGTGGGCGGTTTGATTTGTATTGCTGCTGCCAATGCTGGTGCTACTTCGCAAGATTTGAAAACGGGCTACATTGTAGGGGCAACGCCCAAATATCAGCAGCTGGCTTTGTTTGTAGGCGCCATCGTTTCTTCCATTGCCATTGGTGCTACCATCAAAATTTTGGATACACCTACAGCCGAAATGTTGTCGCAGGGCATTACACATGCCATTGGTACCGATAAGTTTCCTGCACCACAAGGCACACTCATGGCCACGTTGATTAAAGGCATTTTGTCGTTCAACCTCGACTGGCAGTTTGTGTTGGTAGGTGTCGCTATTGCCATCACTATGGAATTGTGCGGCATCAAGAGTCTGAGTTTTGCCGTAGGCGTGTACCTGCCTTTGAGTACCACTTTGCCCATTTTTGCAGGCGGTGCCATTCGCGGTATTGTAGACTGGCGCAAAAAGAAAAATGGCGTGGTTGAAACTGCCGAAGAAGAAGATTTGGGTAAAGGCAATTTGTTTGCCACAGGACTGGTAGCAGGTGGTGCATTGGCAGGTGTGATCATTGCCTTTATGAGTGCACCCGATAGCATGAAAAATTTCATTAGCAGTGTCAATCTTGAACATGGCATCACCAGCATCCTTGGCGAACATGGCTACTTCTTGCTGGGGGTGTTGTGCTTTGTGGGGATGGGCTTTATGCTCTACCGCATTGGCATGAGCAAATCAGAATCATTGAAGGAATGA